tcattttcaatttttttcaactttgtctttTCGAAAGTCTtgtttaggtgatttttggtaaaacgctttattttgaccagttctaccttcttttaaaaaaagcctcaccttcaaatacaccctgtatattgagatATTTGTTGAAAGCTTCAGTGTCGAAtacattttctcaattttctctagAACGGTTTGGTATGAGCTGCTATGCGGTGAGTGGCCTTTCAAAGGTCAACCGCCAGAGGCAATAATTTGGCAAGTGGGAAAAGGCATGAAGCAGCCTTTAGCAAATCTTCAAGCTTCGAGGGACGTCAAGGTAAGATTGGTTATCTCTTCACGTCGGGTATATCGAGATCCTTCTTGTACAATTTTTGCAATAATAACGCACATAACGCTGCAATCTCTGAAGAGATAATTGTTCCAGGACATCCTGATGCTGTGCTGGTCGTTCAGGCCTGGCGACAGGCCCGACTTCAGCTGTAGACTCTTGAACATCTTGGAAAAGTTGCCCAAGAAGAGGTTGGCCAGAAGTCCTTCGCATCCCATCCATCTATCAAGGTCAGCCGAATCCGTATTTTAAAACGTCTTCAGGGGTTCTCGGTGCATCgtcgttgaaattttcacacCTGTAACTATAGCATCTATCGCTTCTACATATCTTTGAAAATTCGACGGGTGAAATGTCATTCTTCTGTCGGAATTTCATTTCGCCCATCGAAGACTGGAGTTTTTGAAATGTGCATTTCATCGTGATGCACCGAAGAATTTTTTGGGTAAGATCAGGTATGGTTGTAAAGAAAGTACCGGTGAAATTGTACTGAAACTTAATTTTGCTGCCTTCCAGTGAATGTTACTAAAAGATAATTGTTCCTTCATAAGGTTTTGTGAATTTTTATGTTATCGAACATAAGAATCGACGCATCACTTGACATtccaaaaaaaaagattttagaGTGCAATATTAACTAATTGAATTCATGCCTTACAAATCGTTTTGTTTGTAGGAAGTATATAATCCCTATTCGGAAACTCTATACTTTTAAAGCGCTGTGTATAAAAATTCATGTGAtataaatgtaaaaatttttattcaccATTTATTCCCCAGTATGTCGAACCTAACAcatcacattgaaaagtttgcgGAGGATCGTCTTGCCCTACTTAATTCACGAGGCATctgtattattcatattttttaaaattttagtaAAGAATATCGTGACAGTAAAAAGTTTTTATGGACAATTGGTTGATAATCTATCAATTCCTCGTGAACTGGCAGGGTAAGACGGTGCTCTTGATGAGGTATAAATTTTTCAACGTTTTTACGGTTTTATTTTCTTGtgttattaattttattatcCCTTCAATCAGCATTGAAACGATTTTTAGAATTGTTAAAAGTATTATTGAGGAGACAACAGTTATGCAGTAGACGCTGATGCCAAGTCAATAGTTGTATGGTAAtcgaagaaaatatatttttatattgaaaaatgaatacctCATTTTCATGTTTCTCTTTCAACCTGTTTGAAATTCAGATATTGTTTTCTATCGATTGACATCGACATCGTTTTATTCATCTTGTGTAATTATTTATCTCTTCTGTTAGGCTCCGATCATTTGAAATGGTAATTTCGAAAtgtaaatattttaaaaattgtaCATAGGAAACTTCTCTTGTGACTGAAGTTCAACTGAAATTTCAGATTATGTAAGTATGTTTGAAGAAAAGCATTCCCAACACTTTTGTCGCTCTAGTCAATTTGAAAAAGTTTGAAATTCACACATCCTTCGGTCTGTTGCGGGGATGTCTGAGTTTTGGCCCGATTTATTCTGATCTACAGTCAATGTATGTCATAAGGACTAgggtaaataaaatatttaattctggAATGAGTTTTTATGAAATAGAATAGGGAATTGGTGAATTGGAAGGGAACATTTTTTTGTCATCTCTGTAATTTTTTCTTTGGAGATGCATGAAGAATCAAATCATAGagaataatttttgtatttgtCAAAATAGCGacactttgaatttttgtacgtccaaatttttgtaaatctaCTGAAAAATGGCCGAAGAGAGTGATCTCCCCAAGCAAACAGACATTTATGAcgaagaatttcataacaatttGAAGCTAGCAAAAGCAATGATGGCAAAAATTCCAACCGAAGCAGGTGAGTAGGGTATATTAAATCTGAAACGGGTAAAAACCTTCGGTTCTTCATTTTCACGAATAAACTTCAGCAATGAGTGCGGAAAAAAGTATTATAAGGTTCACAGGTTACAATAAAGATTGTAAATCAAGGAATAAACGAGTGAGTCtaggaatgaattttttttgagtggGATTCACGAAACTTGGGATAACTATTTTTCAACCATTACGTAATATAATGAAGGAGACATAaaagtgaaaatgaaaaatggccGAGATTTTTCCTGGATATTTACAGCAACAAAATGAGGGTACGAAAAAAGTATGTATTTTGAATcttgcagaaaaaaatatatgtaagAAATGGATCATGAAGCTGATGCAGCTGAAATCCAAGGAACCTGCGGTCAAGAGAAATAGGAATTATTTCTTCCGTTACTTATTGAGCGTTATGAATAAAGGTACTTGGGGCGTTACAGGCACAGCAGAACACTACGGCTTTCCACAGTATGACGCTAAGGTaaaaaaaatctcttttacACTCGAAGGAGAATACAAAAATGACTTTAGATCCATTTCCAAAGATTTTAAAGTTAATCTTTGCCCATTTCTGTTCGGCAACACTGTGCTCGCACATCGAACTAATGGTAACAATTCttgtgaataatttttttggtgagtttttgaacttttttctattttttattcgcAATTGATTCTTTTTCTGACAGGAGTAATAAACTTATCGAAATGGACCATTTTATATCGCTGAACTTCAATAACTGGAAATATTGGAGGAGTTTCATCTCATTATcgataaaaattcatttcagttCGGCGAAGAAAGTGAAGCAACAGCCAAACAATTCCTTTGTAGATGGTCAGGGGACCGAAAAACGTACGTGGCGACTAAACCGATACCAGGAAAGGGGGCGCTTGTATATATGGCTGTCTCAAAAGAACCAAAATTGGGTTGGGATAATCCACAAGATCGGTCAGTGTGACGTTGGATGTTAAAAAGGTCTATAACTGCCGTTAAGTTGGGCATATAACTATGCCTTATTGTAAATATATCCTAAATGATCTGTGTGATTCAACAAAGAAAATATACTgctcaaaaaataaaatcgatatttgaaagaaaacttCCTTTTGCGCTTGGTGTATTCATCGATTGTTGATTAAATGTCGCCAGTTGAACATGCGTTTAGAAGCCTTCCAACTTGAACGAATAGTATGTTGGTAAAACGAAGTTTTCTTCGAATTGAAGGTTTATTATTCTGATTACTTTTCATAGATCTTTTCTCCTTCATTATGTCATTGTACCTATTTAAAAAAGGCGAGTAGAGGATTTAAACCAGCAAACTTAGAATAGTAAGGAGATTTTGCACAAGAATTCGAATCGGTAGTTTAAAATTAGTTTCAATTCAAGTGGATCGATGTTTTATtgcaaactgaaaaaaattcagaagcaTAAAGCTTGGAAAAGCAATTATCGAGTCACTCAATCGCTGGAGATCCTAAAATTCCAGACATCCAGGTAAAATGATAACACTCATTCCTAAAAATGAGAGCACAGAAGTAGGGAGaaaatgttcgaaaaaaaaactaaaagatagtgtttttcttttatattttgtACAAATTATGAACAAACAAACGGATTCAACATATCCTTTACACGTTTATCTCTGATGAATTGTCCATCGCATTCATAAAGCTCattcagttttgaataagtgTCCACATACGGTTCCATCCCCTAACCTACATTAGGTTCAATTACTCTTAGCCGCCGGCCTGTACGTTCCTATGATGACACAATGGTCCTTCTCGTACGGTTCTAACGTGAGTTGTTCCTTGGGTTTCAAATTGTCCGCAGTCAATTTCTTCACCTCGGAGGCGAATATCGCTTCGGGTTGAGCTGTGGAATCGATGCAACTGGCCTTTATGGAAATTATGAAATGTCCTCCTATCTTTAGGTAATTCTGGGCGTTCAAAGCTACGATTCTAGATTGATCGGGCTGAGCTACGTCGGCAAATATTGTGTCTACTATTCCAACCAACATCCTGTATTTGTGTGGATGCCTGGCATCTTCTATTATCGGAATGATGTTGGTCCTTTTTTTGGCTACGTTGAGCAGATCTCTTCCAGAACGATGTGAGAATTCAACGGCATAGACCAATCCTGaaataaatttagttatatGATTTGTTCAGTCGGACTTATTAGCTAGTGAGAATAAAGCATCAAGAATTACACATGTTACTAACCTTCTGGTCCAACTATATCTGATACATGAGAAACTGTAGTCCCTGAGGAGGCACCTAAATATAATACCCTACTTCCTGGTTGAATATAAATTTCATCGACTCCTCCTAAAATGGCTGCGGCTAATTTGCTTCTAAAAGGATTCCATACcctgtattcaatttttttacccTCATTcttgaagagaaaaaattaagttACATTATGTCTCCATATTTACTTGCATGTAAGACTGCTTACCTCGATGGTTATCCTCTtttctccataaacttctgaACCAGGTACCAAGTTCAAGGTGAGAAGACCATCTTCTTTGCCTCTTGCTATGAATATACCTTCATGCCTATGTGGCTCAACGCTGACAGCGTTTCCCCCTTTGAAACCGCCTCCACCTCCTCTTCCACCACGTCCTCCACCTCTACTGCCTCCTCTGCCCCCACCACCTCCTCTACCAAAACTAGGTCTTCCACCTCCGCCTCCACCTCCTCTACCAAAACTAGGTCTGCCACCTCCCCCACGACCACCACCTCCACCACGACCTCCTCCTCTACCAaagcctccacttcttctttcATCGCCACCGCCACCTCTTCCTCCACCCCCGCGTCCAAAACCTCCACCTCCACCTCTGCCTCCTCCTCCTCCTCTACCAAAACCTCCACTTCTTCTCTCTCCACCGTCTgatgaaaatcctgaaatttaATGAACATTAAAAAAACGAATGAACAAAATATACAGATCTTTTCGGCATTTGAAGTAATTCCATAACATTTCacacaaaaaaactgaaaatgctGAAACATAAACAGTGCTGAAACTTCCAACTATAAATGGAATACCATACAAATATTTATGAATACAATTCCTTAATTTACAGGATTTGTTTAAATTGATTAATACTATAAATATTTTATAAGATATTTACTTCATATCCAATAAAATCACCAATATCTGGAGACAATTCATGTCTACAAAACTCTTAAAAACTAGGATCAAGCCATGGTATTCTCTGGAGGAATATTTCAACTTAGAAGAGCGAAATTGATTGAATTAGTAACATAATAATTCTTACCTGGTTTGCCCATTTTTGCCTTATATATTTTAGTATTCGAAACTTTGTTAGTAAACACACAACACAAACTCTGGAGAAAAACACGCGTTTGAAAGAATCACGTTGAAATCCGGCAAAGATTGAGGTTATGTCATAGAATAttaaaatgtcaatatttttaCTTCTTCTCGATTTGGGTGGACATGAATAAAATTTCACTCGGAGAAttcattttcacattttcagaAATTCTTGATCTGTACCAGAAAAACcaataatattttatattatggAATGAGAAGCGAGGACTTGAGGGATATCTCTCTGATGTAAAATTTTGAAActaagaaataagaaaaatattctGTGATGTGGTCAAAGATTCCCCTTTTGTTTGATTagatttttttcttctctttctcTTTTTGCCGTGATTATTTGCTAAC
This genomic stretch from Coccinella septempunctata chromosome 7, icCocSept1.1, whole genome shotgun sequence harbors:
- the LOC123317400 gene encoding uncharacterized protein LOC123317400 yields the protein MAEESDLPKQTDIYDEEFHNNLKLAKAMMAKIPTEAEKNICKKWIMKLMQLKSKEPAVKRNRNYFFRYLLSVMNKGTWGVTGTAEHYGFPQYDAKFGEESEATAKQFLCRWSGDRKTYVATKPIPGKGALVYMAVSKEPKLGWDNPQDRSV
- the LOC123316672 gene encoding rRNA 2'-O-methyltransferase fibrillarin-like, producing the protein MGKPGFSSDGGERRSGGFGRGGGGGRGGGGGFGRGGGGRGGGGDERRSGGFGRGGGRGGGGGRGGGGRPSFGRGGGGGGGRPSFGRGGGGGRGGSRGGGRGGRGGGGGFKGGNAVSVEPHRHEGIFIARGKEDGLLTLNLVPGSEVYGEKRITIENEGKKIEYRVWNPFRSKLAAAILGGVDEIYIQPGSRVLYLGASSGTTVSHVSDIVGPEGLVYAVEFSHRSGRDLLNVAKKRTNIIPIIEDARHPHKYRMLVGIVDTIFADVAQPDQSRIVALNAQNYLKIGGHFIISIKASCIDSTAQPEAIFASEVKKLTADNLKPKEQLTLEPYEKDHCVIIGTYRPAAKSN